From Paenibacillus physcomitrellae, the proteins below share one genomic window:
- a CDS encoding TadE/TadG family type IV pilus assembly protein, producing MWLKMRLILISRLHRKLNAGRDSSGSMVLEAALVLPLFILFVFFFSYMVQMTLTSTRMHTAVVNSVKQVSSSVYPVYLAVQAKQKANGAGNETGHTGQTDQAYQAGKTSQIGGGETAGGLPKLSITDFAETFAAKLPAPLSGWLTDAVEQGKEPIEELKTQAAESLLDPIMKPILKSFLEEAGLNPDRAHVSRVDVPDLRTGKTPYFGIEISYELPIRVPFTGKKLFLQSKAYERLWIGDTNELVQDGDGGQGEAADKPVVLDKPNPAFAGSKATIKARISPGGTANLTIYYKSGKSTAKYLGTATADEHGILTWTWLVGGNTTPGTWEFVIETPEGGVSESLFTVESPGKRNN from the coding sequence TTGTGGTTAAAAATGCGGCTGATTCTTATTAGCAGGCTGCATCGAAAGCTTAATGCCGGACGTGACAGCAGCGGAAGTATGGTGCTTGAAGCAGCTCTTGTGCTCCCTTTGTTTATCCTTTTTGTTTTCTTCTTCAGCTATATGGTGCAGATGACCTTGACTTCAACCCGGATGCATACGGCCGTCGTCAATTCGGTAAAGCAAGTATCCTCCAGTGTCTATCCTGTCTATTTGGCTGTTCAAGCGAAGCAGAAGGCGAATGGGGCGGGGAATGAAACGGGCCATACGGGTCAGACAGATCAGGCATATCAGGCAGGTAAGACAAGCCAGATAGGGGGAGGAGAAACGGCAGGAGGGCTTCCCAAGCTTTCGATAACTGATTTTGCGGAGACTTTTGCAGCCAAACTTCCTGCTCCTTTATCGGGGTGGCTTACAGATGCCGTTGAACAAGGAAAGGAGCCTATCGAAGAATTAAAGACACAGGCAGCGGAAAGCCTGCTGGATCCGATAATGAAGCCGATATTAAAGTCTTTCCTGGAAGAGGCCGGTTTGAATCCGGATCGAGCACACGTCTCCAGAGTTGATGTGCCGGATTTAAGAACCGGCAAAACGCCTTATTTCGGGATCGAGATCAGTTATGAGCTGCCTATCCGAGTCCCTTTTACGGGGAAGAAGCTGTTCCTGCAATCGAAGGCTTACGAACGCCTGTGGATCGGGGACACCAACGAACTTGTGCAGGACGGGGACGGCGGGCAGGGGGAGGCTGCGGATAAGCCGGTTGTTTTGGATAAACCCAATCCGGCCTTCGCTGGGAGTAAGGCAACGATTAAAGCCCGAATCTCCCCGGGAGGTACAGCGAATTTAACGATCTACTATAAAAGCGGCAAAAGTACGGCCAAATATTTGGGAACCGCAACTGCTGATGAACATGGAATCCTGACCTGGACCTGGCTGGTTGGCGGAAATACGACTCCGGGAACCTGGGAATTTGTCATCGAAACGCCGGAGGGAGGCGTATCGGAGTCTCTTTTTACCGTTGAAAGCCCGGGCAAAAGAAACAATTAA
- a CDS encoding A24 family peptidase has protein sequence MPYIGCFIFLAAAFYTDIRTMKIPNKITVFAMISGLAFQFAVHGITGLWFGLKGLGVGFGIMLLLYVCGAVGGGDVKLFGGIGAWTGSLFTLTSLVYSILAGGIIGFAILLIRGEIGSRLSQLWRSIYGAAILQSLGPLKASRQNMVKFPFMVAVLPGTIAAYLYM, from the coding sequence TTGCCTTATATCGGATGTTTTATCTTTCTAGCGGCAGCGTTTTATACGGATATTCGAACGATGAAAATACCCAATAAAATTACCGTGTTCGCTATGATTAGTGGTTTAGCCTTTCAGTTTGCTGTTCATGGAATTACAGGTCTCTGGTTTGGGCTTAAAGGGCTGGGCGTCGGATTTGGCATTATGCTGCTGCTGTACGTTTGCGGAGCAGTAGGCGGAGGAGACGTTAAGCTGTTTGGAGGCATTGGGGCGTGGACGGGCAGCTTGTTTACTTTAACAAGTCTGGTTTATTCGATTTTGGCAGGCGGTATCATCGGATTTGCAATTTTGCTTATTCGCGGAGAGATTGGCAGCAGGCTCTCCCAGTTGTGGCGAAGTATTTACGGGGCGGCAATATTACAAAGTTTGGGACCGTTAAAAGCTTCGCGGCAGAATATGGTTAAATTCCCGTTTATGGTTGCTGTCCTGCCCGGAACTATTGCGGCTTATCTGTATATGTAG
- a CDS encoding DUF6382 domain-containing protein, whose protein sequence is MNAFKTDFIENNGTYMVLTDEGWHSGSLNRNQCGMLENNRIPHLLKLSIEEIDFHVKLHYEITGKRMLSHVLKSEKMDQAEFYGLLLQITTVLSECKKYMLEASRFVLKESYMFIEGSLSSGAVYLTYVPVREMKLNDNEVLREEGYKETGSNQAKLLLDLVMRLIPNVEGLDGAAIQQIIKFCGSPLTFTYSSFRALLLQLLEGGAETEGQLSNWQKGYEPKVQADAEQPAEWKLDKQDETFVHEPWSPAMETGSMSSTAYPSRGAFFPGAEFGALGTVDEMGTASETEEEDGAGRASSSSKRTYVLLAAVLVSALSWKFLYLDTPGRSGLYLSFIITLAAGGISIGLIYKTSFIGRVIGKLAGKQGTGKEKGKCKGKMPFKETNTDLGREPAGMGELAAPNVVPFSGLAPALPGISLGDDKPKDWAGTLDSLFGKRQEQSGSKVIEYLPDAAERLVEEAAANQRQATVLLSREQMMEDEAAGRMGVLERREKGKESLQRIELKAGSFVIGRTPEVARFIETSPGTSRAHIEILVNERNWRIKDLGSRNGTLLNGENMVPYKDYPLSPGDEFRIAGVSYKLCNM, encoded by the coding sequence TTGAACGCCTTCAAAACAGACTTTATCGAAAATAATGGGACTTATATGGTGCTCACGGATGAGGGGTGGCATTCCGGAAGCTTGAACCGCAATCAATGCGGTATGCTGGAGAACAACCGGATTCCACATCTGTTAAAGCTGAGTATTGAGGAAATTGATTTTCACGTAAAACTTCATTATGAAATTACGGGGAAACGTATGCTTTCTCATGTGCTCAAAAGTGAAAAAATGGACCAGGCCGAATTTTATGGACTGCTTCTTCAGATCACTACCGTTCTATCTGAGTGTAAAAAATATATGCTCGAGGCTTCCAGATTTGTGCTTAAGGAATCTTATATGTTCATCGAAGGGAGTTTGTCTTCAGGTGCCGTCTATTTAACTTATGTGCCGGTCAGGGAAATGAAATTAAACGATAATGAAGTTCTTCGGGAAGAAGGTTATAAAGAGACAGGGTCAAATCAGGCTAAGTTACTGCTGGATCTGGTCATGAGACTCATTCCGAATGTTGAGGGACTGGATGGAGCCGCTATCCAGCAAATTATTAAATTTTGCGGGAGCCCGTTAACGTTTACTTATTCCTCTTTTCGAGCTCTGCTGCTCCAACTGCTTGAAGGAGGGGCGGAAACAGAAGGGCAACTAAGTAATTGGCAAAAAGGATACGAACCTAAGGTTCAGGCGGATGCCGAACAGCCAGCCGAATGGAAACTGGATAAACAGGACGAGACCTTTGTCCATGAGCCATGGAGTCCGGCCATGGAGACGGGCAGCATGAGCAGCACGGCTTATCCTTCGCGGGGAGCTTTTTTTCCAGGCGCCGAATTTGGAGCTTTAGGAACGGTGGATGAGATGGGGACAGCTTCAGAAACGGAGGAAGAGGATGGGGCTGGAAGGGCCTCATCGTCGAGCAAACGTACGTATGTCTTGTTAGCAGCTGTATTGGTTTCGGCTCTGAGCTGGAAATTTCTTTATCTGGATACACCCGGGCGGAGTGGTCTTTACCTTTCCTTCATTATTACCCTTGCAGCAGGTGGGATTTCGATAGGGTTAATATACAAGACTTCATTTATTGGTCGGGTGATTGGTAAGCTGGCCGGTAAACAGGGAACGGGAAAGGAAAAGGGCAAGTGCAAGGGCAAGATGCCATTCAAAGAAACGAATACGGATTTGGGTCGTGAACCAGCCGGAATGGGGGAGCTAGCAGCGCCCAACGTTGTCCCGTTTAGCGGGCTAGCGCCAGCGCTGCCCGGAATCAGCCTCGGAGACGACAAACCAAAGGATTGGGCTGGAACCCTGGACAGTTTGTTTGGCAAACGTCAGGAACAGTCTGGTTCCAAAGTGATCGAATATCTTCCGGACGCCGCTGAACGACTCGTGGAGGAAGCGGCAGCTAACCAGCGTCAGGCTACTGTATTATTAAGCCGTGAACAGATGATGGAGGATGAAGCGGCCGGACGAATGGGAGTTCTGGAAAGGAGAGAGAAAGGGAAAGAGAGTTTGCAGCGAATTGAGCTTAAGGCAGGAAGCTTCGTGATTGGCAGAACTCCTGAGGTCGCACGGTTTATCGAAACTAGTCCAGGGACCTCAAGAGCGCATATCGAGATTCTGGTGAATGAACGAAACTGGAGAATTAAAGATCTCGGCTCCAGAAATGGAACCCTGCTGAACGGAGAGAACATGGTTCCATATAAGGATTATCCGCTCTCTCCGGGGGATGAATTCCGGATTGCCGGTGTAAGTTACAAGCTTTGCAATATGTAA
- a CDS encoding TIGR01777 family oxidoreductase: protein MRIAIAGGTGFIGRALIPLLLSQGNRIVLITRSPGRKIEGIDPSVIEQWSWEQILDSPNAMGRIDAIVNLAGASLNQNWTRETKQQIIDSRLTTVQQTAEWIRRMSYKPEVVVQSSAVGIYGTSTEQTFDEHSKTSPVDFLSEVTTRWENAADEIANEGVRLVKLRTGVVLGNSGGAFPLMKLPFLLGAGGPVGSGKQWLSWIHLEDMVRLIDFSITNPNLSGPVNAVSPSPVTNDSFGRTVAKHYHRPYWLPLPAFLLKAALRERSTLLLDGQKVLPVKALEAGFTFHYPELAEALADMKQRG, encoded by the coding sequence ATGAGGATCGCTATCGCCGGCGGAACCGGCTTTATAGGAAGAGCGCTTATACCTCTGCTGCTCAGTCAGGGAAATCGAATTGTCTTAATCACCAGATCTCCCGGCAGGAAGATCGAAGGAATCGATCCTTCAGTCATAGAGCAATGGAGCTGGGAACAAATACTGGACAGCCCGAATGCAATGGGCCGGATTGATGCTATCGTCAATCTTGCCGGGGCTTCATTGAATCAGAATTGGACCAGAGAAACCAAACAGCAGATCATCGACAGCCGATTAACCACCGTACAGCAAACAGCTGAGTGGATCCGCCGTATGTCCTATAAACCTGAGGTTGTCGTGCAGAGCTCCGCCGTGGGCATATACGGAACCTCAACCGAGCAGACCTTTGATGAACATTCAAAGACTTCTCCCGTGGATTTTCTGTCAGAAGTAACAACCCGATGGGAGAACGCGGCAGATGAAATAGCCAATGAAGGCGTGCGGCTTGTAAAATTAAGAACTGGCGTTGTGCTGGGCAATTCGGGCGGCGCGTTCCCGCTAATGAAGCTGCCGTTCCTCTTAGGGGCAGGCGGACCAGTCGGCAGCGGCAAGCAGTGGCTGTCCTGGATTCACCTTGAGGATATGGTGAGATTGATTGATTTTTCTATTACAAATCCCAACCTCTCCGGACCTGTAAACGCCGTCTCTCCTTCCCCTGTTACCAACGACAGCTTCGGACGGACCGTCGCCAAACATTATCATCGGCCTTACTGGCTGCCTTTGCCGGCTTTTCTGCTAAAAGCGGCTTTGAGAGAACGCTCCACCCTGCTGCTGGACGGGCAAAAGGTGCTGCCGGTAAAAGCGCTTGAAGCCGGGTTCACCTTCCATTATCCTGAACTGGCTGAAGCTTTGGCTGATATGAAACAGCGCGGCTGA
- a CDS encoding deoxyribonuclease IV, with the protein MLKIGSHVSFSDKGLITATKEAASYGSNTFMIYTGAPQNTRRKPIESMNIEEGKVLMNEAGIGEIVVHAPYIINLGSYKSNTYQLAVDFLQQEIHRTHALGVTQIVLHPGAFTDKDAEYGIDRIAEGLNEVLNGTNETDVHIALETMAGKGTEMGRSFEEIARIIDKVTHNERLTVTMDTCHIHDAGYDIVNDLDGVLSEFDRLVGLNRIQVMHINDSKNPAGSRKDRHTPLGTGYIGFEAIRRFTQHEALKHLPFILETPWIGKDAKTQRPMYEVEIALLRGNVAERFGSAFVEDLDKLRAFFAKQDIKSRSFVLDTWNLLKNDAKAKKADPREPVERLYDKVMEADLFAALSEEEVNQRLIAWLAEEQV; encoded by the coding sequence ATGTTAAAGATAGGTTCACACGTATCCTTTTCAGATAAAGGATTAATCACAGCAACCAAAGAAGCGGCCTCTTACGGGTCAAACACTTTTATGATATATACGGGAGCCCCGCAGAATACGCGCCGCAAACCGATTGAAAGCATGAACATCGAAGAAGGCAAAGTGCTGATGAATGAGGCAGGCATCGGCGAGATTGTGGTGCATGCTCCTTATATTATCAACCTGGGTTCGTACAAGTCCAATACCTACCAGCTTGCCGTGGATTTCTTACAGCAGGAAATTCATCGTACCCATGCGCTTGGCGTGACTCAAATTGTGCTTCATCCGGGCGCTTTTACAGATAAGGATGCTGAGTACGGCATTGATCGCATTGCCGAAGGCCTGAATGAAGTGCTGAACGGAACTAACGAAACGGACGTCCATATTGCCTTGGAGACAATGGCAGGCAAAGGGACTGAAATGGGACGCAGCTTTGAAGAGATTGCCCGCATTATCGACAAAGTTACTCACAATGAACGTCTAACGGTAACCATGGATACCTGTCACATTCACGATGCGGGTTACGATATCGTCAATGATCTGGACGGTGTGCTGAGCGAGTTTGACCGTCTCGTAGGCTTAAACAGAATCCAGGTTATGCATATTAATGATAGCAAAAACCCCGCCGGCTCCCGAAAAGACAGACATACGCCGCTGGGAACGGGTTATATCGGTTTTGAAGCGATCAGACGTTTCACCCAGCATGAGGCGCTGAAGCATTTGCCGTTCATTTTGGAGACGCCTTGGATCGGGAAAGACGCCAAAACGCAGCGTCCTATGTACGAGGTCGAGATTGCGCTTCTGCGCGGCAATGTAGCAGAACGTTTCGGCAGCGCGTTTGTTGAAGATTTGGACAAGCTCAGAGCGTTTTTTGCCAAACAGGATATTAAGTCCCGCAGCTTCGTGCTGGATACCTGGAATCTGTTGAAGAACGACGCTAAAGCTAAGAAAGCAGATCCCCGTGAACCGGTGGAGCGTCTTTATGATAAGGTCATGGAAGCGGATCTCTTCGCAGCTTTGAGTGAAGAAGAAGTGAATCAGCGTTTGATAGCTTGGCTTGCAGAGGAACAGGTCTAG
- the purU gene encoding formyltetrahydrofolate deformylase: MTDKQTEQRIGEQKEQKQGQHIKPHPGYSGQARENRARMLISCPDGPGIVAAVSRFLYEHGANIVQSDQYTMDPEGGMFFMRIEFDLDQLPERVSSMEEDFEDVARKFQMNWSIHPLSQRKKLAIFVSKEDHCLVELLWQWQAGDLDADISMVVSNHPDMGDYVRSFGIPYHHIPVTPETKNEAEQRQLELVNGKVDVIVLARYMQILSPALIQPYRNRLINIHHSFLPAFVGGKPYAQAYDRGVKIIGATAHYVTEELDGGPIIEQDVQRVSHRDNVAELKRIGRTIERVVLARAVKWHIEDRILVHQNKTVVFN; the protein is encoded by the coding sequence ATGACGGATAAACAGACGGAACAGCGTATTGGTGAGCAAAAGGAACAGAAACAGGGGCAGCACATCAAACCTCATCCGGGTTATTCGGGACAAGCCCGTGAGAATCGGGCGAGGATGCTGATTTCATGTCCGGACGGACCGGGAATCGTTGCGGCCGTATCCCGTTTTCTGTATGAGCATGGGGCAAACATCGTTCAGTCTGACCAATATACGATGGATCCCGAGGGCGGGATGTTTTTCATGAGGATCGAATTTGATCTGGATCAGCTCCCCGAGCGGGTTTCATCTATGGAGGAGGATTTTGAGGATGTAGCCCGGAAGTTCCAGATGAACTGGTCTATCCATCCCTTAAGCCAGCGTAAGAAGCTCGCTATCTTTGTTTCCAAGGAAGACCACTGTCTGGTTGAATTGCTTTGGCAGTGGCAGGCTGGAGACCTGGATGCGGATATCTCGATGGTAGTCAGCAACCATCCGGATATGGGCGACTATGTCCGTTCTTTCGGCATTCCTTATCATCACATTCCTGTAACCCCGGAAACCAAAAACGAGGCCGAACAGCGGCAGCTTGAGCTGGTGAACGGTAAAGTGGATGTGATTGTGCTGGCCAGATATATGCAAATTCTAAGTCCGGCTCTTATTCAGCCCTACCGGAACCGTCTGATTAATATTCATCATTCTTTCCTTCCGGCTTTTGTAGGCGGCAAACCTTATGCCCAGGCTTATGACCGCGGGGTGAAGATTATCGGAGCTACCGCTCACTATGTAACCGAGGAATTGGACGGAGGTCCAATTATCGAACAGGACGTTCAGCGCGTTAGTCATCGGGATAATGTAGCCGAACTGAAGCGGATCGGCCGTACAATTGAGCGGGTGGTGTTAGCGAGAGCCGTTAAATGGCATATCGAGGACCGGATTCTGGTTCACCAGAACAAAACGGTTGTTTTCAATTAG
- the tkt gene encoding transketolase, whose amino-acid sequence MSSIEQNKEIEALSITTIRTLAIDAIEKANSGHPGMPMGSAPMGYQLFAKTMNHNPANPTWINRDRFVLSAGHGSMLLYSLLHLSGYDLSLDDLKQFRQWGSKTPGHPEFGHTAGVDATTGPLGQGIAMAVGMAMAEQHLAATYNKGNHKVVDHYTFGICGDGDLMEGVSAEAASLAGHLKLGKLIFLYDSNDITLDGKANLSFSENVRQRFDAYGWQTLFVEDGNDLDAIAAAIEEAKKDTARPTLIEVKTVIGYGSPNKQGIGGHGGTHGSPLGKDEAKLTKDFYKWVYEEDFYVPQEVRDHFAQVKANGIEANKTWDEQFAKYKAEFPELAAQFELAISGGLPEGWDKDLPKYTKDDKAVSTRVASGNALNGLAPNVPNLAGGSADLESSTMTHLKGLTNFAPGSYEGRNIYFGVREFGMATAMNGIALHSGIKVFGGTFFVFTDYLRPAVRLASLMKLPVTYVLTHDSIAVGEDGPTHEPIEQLASLRIIPGLTVIRPADGNETSAAWAYAVENTSSPVALVLTRQNLPILDNTAELAREGIKRGGYVVSDAKDGKSVAQLIATGSEVQLAVKAQAKLAEEGIQVRVVSLPSFDLFEKQDKAYKDSVILPDVKARVGIEMASPFGWERYVGDSGKILGIDTFGASAPGDKVIAEYGFTVENVVKLVKEQL is encoded by the coding sequence ATGAGTTCAATTGAACAGAACAAAGAAATCGAAGCCTTGTCGATCACTACGATCCGTACGTTGGCTATCGACGCTATCGAGAAAGCAAATTCAGGACATCCGGGTATGCCAATGGGCTCCGCGCCAATGGGCTACCAATTGTTTGCAAAAACAATGAACCACAATCCGGCTAACCCAACATGGATTAACCGTGACCGTTTCGTACTGTCCGCAGGACATGGCTCCATGCTTCTTTACAGCTTGCTTCACCTGAGCGGCTATGATCTTTCCTTGGACGATTTGAAGCAATTCCGTCAATGGGGAAGTAAAACTCCAGGTCACCCTGAGTTTGGCCACACTGCTGGTGTAGACGCTACTACAGGCCCGCTTGGTCAAGGTATCGCAATGGCTGTGGGTATGGCAATGGCTGAACAGCATTTGGCTGCTACTTACAACAAAGGCAACCATAAGGTAGTTGATCACTATACATTCGGTATTTGCGGCGACGGCGACTTGATGGAAGGCGTTTCTGCTGAAGCAGCTTCCCTGGCTGGTCACCTGAAACTCGGCAAATTGATTTTCCTCTATGACTCCAACGATATTACTTTGGACGGTAAAGCAAACCTGAGCTTCTCCGAAAACGTAAGACAACGTTTTGACGCTTACGGCTGGCAAACGCTGTTCGTAGAAGACGGCAACGATCTGGACGCTATCGCAGCAGCCATCGAAGAAGCTAAGAAAGATACAGCTCGTCCAACTTTGATCGAAGTTAAAACTGTTATCGGCTACGGCAGCCCGAACAAACAAGGTATCGGCGGCCACGGCGGTACTCACGGTTCTCCACTGGGTAAAGACGAAGCTAAACTGACTAAAGATTTCTATAAATGGGTTTACGAAGAAGACTTCTATGTTCCACAAGAAGTTCGTGATCATTTTGCCCAAGTGAAAGCTAACGGCATTGAAGCCAACAAAACATGGGATGAGCAATTCGCGAAATACAAAGCTGAATTCCCAGAGCTGGCTGCTCAATTCGAATTGGCTATTTCCGGCGGACTTCCTGAAGGCTGGGATAAAGATCTGCCTAAATACACGAAAGACGACAAAGCGGTTTCCACTCGCGTAGCTTCCGGTAACGCTTTGAACGGTCTGGCTCCTAACGTGCCTAACCTGGCCGGCGGCTCCGCTGACTTGGAAAGCTCCACTATGACTCACCTGAAAGGTCTTACGAACTTCGCTCCAGGCAGCTACGAAGGCCGCAATATTTACTTCGGCGTTCGTGAGTTCGGTATGGCTACAGCTATGAACGGTATCGCTTTGCACAGCGGTATTAAAGTATTCGGCGGTACATTCTTTGTATTTACCGACTACCTGCGTCCGGCTGTTCGTCTGGCAAGCTTGATGAAGCTGCCTGTAACTTACGTGCTTACGCATGACAGTATTGCTGTCGGTGAAGACGGTCCTACACATGAACCAATCGAACAATTGGCTTCCCTGCGTATCATTCCAGGTCTGACTGTTATTCGTCCTGCTGACGGCAACGAAACTTCCGCAGCTTGGGCTTATGCAGTTGAGAACACATCGAGCCCGGTTGCTCTGGTTCTGACTCGTCAAAACCTGCCTATCCTGGATAATACGGCTGAACTGGCTCGCGAAGGTATCAAACGCGGTGGTTATGTTGTATCCGACGCAAAAGACGGCAAATCAGTTGCTCAATTGATCGCAACAGGTTCCGAAGTTCAACTGGCTGTGAAAGCACAAGCCAAATTGGCAGAGGAAGGCATCCAAGTACGGGTTGTCAGCCTGCCAAGCTTCGACCTCTTCGAGAAACAAGATAAAGCTTACAAAGATTCCGTTATTCTTCCAGACGTTAAAGCCCGCGTAGGTATCGAAATGGCTTCTCCGTTCGGATGGGAGCGTTATGTAGGCGATAGCGGCAAAATCCTCGGTATCGACACTTTCGGTGCTTCTGCCCCTGGTGACAAAGTCATCGCAGAATACGGATTTACCGTTGAAAATGTAGTGAAGCTGGTTAAAGAACAGCTGTAA
- a CDS encoding NAD(P)-dependent oxidoreductase: MKKIGFIGLGTMGAPMASNLLKKGYAVTVYNRSTAKAEELSKEGAAVALTPREAAASQDVVITMVSDDRSIEAVYDGQDGLLAGLTEGTVVIDSSTISPALSKQLAEKVAAKGGSFLDAPVTGSKPAAIDGTLVFMVGGPAETVEAQRDIFDTMGKKVLHMGENGTGSIAKLAHNTIVGINNLALAEGFAMASKAGLPVDTFLELVQLGSAGSKAADLKGLKIIEHNFDNQFSLALMLKDLKLASSMNDGAGMPSPMLNLAKSLFQAGQTQGFGDEDLSAVVKVYEQWIGHRIADNQK; the protein is encoded by the coding sequence ATGAAAAAAATCGGATTTATCGGACTAGGCACGATGGGCGCACCCATGGCCTCCAATCTTCTGAAAAAAGGATATGCCGTTACGGTGTATAACCGATCTACCGCCAAAGCGGAAGAACTATCCAAAGAAGGCGCCGCTGTTGCCCTTACGCCTCGCGAAGCTGCAGCCAGCCAAGACGTTGTTATCACTATGGTTAGTGACGACCGCTCGATTGAAGCCGTCTACGACGGGCAGGACGGCCTGCTTGCCGGATTGACGGAAGGTACGGTCGTAATCGATTCCAGTACTATTTCTCCCGCTTTGTCCAAACAGCTTGCCGAGAAAGTAGCCGCCAAAGGCGGTAGCTTCCTGGATGCGCCTGTTACGGGCAGCAAACCTGCGGCTATTGACGGCACGCTCGTGTTTATGGTCGGCGGACCTGCCGAAACCGTAGAAGCGCAGCGGGATATTTTTGACACGATGGGCAAAAAAGTCCTTCACATGGGCGAAAACGGTACAGGCTCCATTGCCAAACTGGCCCACAACACGATAGTCGGCATCAATAACCTGGCTCTCGCCGAAGGTTTTGCTATGGCTTCCAAAGCCGGATTGCCGGTCGATACATTCCTGGAGCTGGTTCAGCTCGGTTCAGCGGGCAGCAAAGCCGCGGATCTGAAAGGCCTCAAGATTATTGAACATAATTTCGATAACCAGTTCTCCCTGGCTTTGATGCTGAAAGACTTGAAGCTGGCGTCATCCATGAATGACGGAGCCGGGATGCCTTCTCCGATGCTGAATCTGGCCAAATCCTTATTCCAGGCTGGACAAACGCAAGGGTTCGGCGACGAGGATCTTTCAGCTGTCGTAAAAGTATACGAACAGTGGATCGGCCACCGGATTGCGGACAATCAGAAGTAA
- a CDS encoding glucose-6-phosphate isomerase has protein sequence MSKQVSFDYSKALSFVNQHEIDNLAEPIRVAHEQLHKGTGAGSDYLGWIDLPTAYDKEEFARIQQAAKKIQSDSEVLIVIGIGGSYLGARAAIEALQHSFYNLLPKDKRKTPEIYFAGNNISSTYVTHLLDLIEGKDFSVNVISKSGTTTEPAIAFRIFRKALEEKYGKEEARKRIYATTDRERGALKKLANEEGYESFVIPDDVGGRYSVLTAVGLLPIAAAGINIEEMMKGAADAAKEYSNPNVAENGAYQYAAVRNALYRKGKVTEILVNYEPSLHYVSEWWKQLYGESEGKDYKGIYPASVDFSTDLHSMGQFIQEGNRNIFETVIQVEEAKAHITIEEDPADLDGLNFLTGKTMDFVNKKAFQGTLLAHTDGQVPNLIVNVKDMSPYSFGYLVYFFEKACGVSGYLSGVNPFDQPGVEAYKKNMFALLGKPGYEKEKAELEARLTE, from the coding sequence ATGTCTAAACAAGTTAGTTTTGATTACAGCAAAGCCCTTTCGTTCGTAAACCAACATGAAATCGATAATTTGGCAGAACCTATCCGTGTAGCTCATGAGCAGCTGCATAAAGGAACTGGCGCAGGTTCCGACTACCTGGGCTGGATCGATCTGCCCACTGCATACGACAAAGAAGAATTTGCCCGCATTCAGCAGGCAGCCAAGAAGATCCAAAGCGATTCCGAAGTGCTGATCGTAATCGGTATCGGCGGTTCTTACCTGGGCGCGCGCGCAGCAATCGAAGCGCTGCAGCATTCTTTCTACAACCTGCTGCCTAAAGACAAGCGCAAAACGCCTGAAATCTATTTTGCCGGCAACAACATCAGCTCCACTTATGTAACACATCTGCTGGACCTGATCGAAGGCAAAGATTTCTCCGTTAACGTGATTTCCAAATCCGGTACAACAACTGAGCCGGCAATCGCTTTCCGTATCTTCCGCAAAGCTTTGGAAGAGAAATACGGTAAAGAAGAAGCCCGCAAACGGATCTACGCAACAACAGACCGCGAAAGAGGCGCGCTGAAGAAATTGGCTAACGAAGAAGGCTACGAAAGCTTCGTGATTCCTGATGACGTAGGCGGACGTTATTCCGTTCTTACGGCTGTAGGTTTGCTGCCAATCGCAGCTGCCGGCATCAACATCGAGGAAATGATGAAAGGTGCAGCCGACGCCGCTAAAGAATACAGCAACCCTAACGTGGCTGAAAACGGCGCTTACCAATACGCCGCTGTCCGCAACGCTTTGTACCGCAAAGGCAAAGTAACCGAAATTCTGGTTAACTATGAGCCATCCCTGCACTATGTTTCTGAATGGTGGAAACAGCTGTACGGCGAAAGCGAAGGCAAAGACTACAAAGGTATCTATCCGGCTTCTGTAGACTTCTCGACTGACCTTCACTCCATGGGTCAATTTATCCAGGAAGGTAACCGCAACATCTTTGAAACTGTGATCCAGGTTGAGGAAGCCAAAGCCCATATCACAATCGAAGAAGATCCAGCCGATCTGGACGGATTGAACTTCCTGACTGGCAAAACAATGGACTTCGTGAACAAAAAAGCGTTCCAGGGAACGTTGCTTGCGCACACGGACGGTCAAGTGCCTAACCTGATCGTAAACGTGAAAGACATGAGCCCATACTCCTTCGGCTACCTCGTTTATTTCTTCGAGAAAGCTTGCGGCGTGAGTGGCTACTTGTCCGGCGTTAACCCATTTGACCAACCGGGCGTTGAAGCATACAAGAAAAACATGTTCGCCCTGCTTGGCAAACCAGGCTACGAGAAAGAAAAAGCCGAGCTGGAAGCAAGACTTACCGAGTAG